In one window of Gemmatimonadales bacterium DNA:
- a CDS encoding serine hydrolase, producing MRSFLIAALVPSALLAQTPDRFDYWTPQRVMIQRGQQAVLMCNGLFTSHRTLEQIFDQELKLVSGVVGTARGGDYTVDQVRKAVAIGLPAGGAPTVRAAYREGIGCVVMAPDQTFDSIDELPRLSTPPLSGDPATIPWPNGDKVESRPLPAGISASALQAASDWSFNRSSREQITLSLLVVHKGQIIHERYAPGVNVSTRTRTWSTAKSIASTLIGILVDQGKLALDEPLGIEWLPKAESPADDPRNAITLRHVLNMASGLYPIDNAGLEYATGSGMSYWAGVSSVDQARDRALIRKPGTSWDYENYDTILATYRMKLALGSEQAYLDWPRKALFDRIGMRNTLVSTDRFGDFILSSQIYTNARDLARFGLLYLNNGVWDGQRIISEDWIRFVRTPAPSSAVRGHDYGGQFWLVPDNRKGEIPANAYATRGNRGQYTIIVPSHDLVIVRRGLDYGRQGFDAWDLTREVLKAFPTR from the coding sequence ATGCGCTCCTTCCTCATTGCGGCTCTCGTCCCTTCGGCGCTCCTGGCCCAGACGCCCGACCGATTCGACTACTGGACCCCGCAACGCGTCATGATCCAGCGCGGTCAGCAGGCGGTCCTGATGTGCAACGGCCTCTTCACATCGCATCGGACGCTGGAGCAGATCTTCGATCAGGAGCTGAAGCTCGTCTCGGGCGTTGTCGGTACTGCAAGGGGCGGGGATTATACCGTGGATCAGGTGCGAAAGGCCGTCGCGATCGGGTTGCCGGCGGGGGGCGCCCCGACGGTGCGGGCCGCGTACCGTGAGGGCATCGGCTGTGTCGTCATGGCACCCGACCAGACCTTCGACAGCATCGACGAGCTGCCCAGATTGTCCACGCCGCCACTGTCGGGAGATCCCGCCACGATTCCGTGGCCTAACGGCGACAAGGTCGAGTCTCGGCCGCTCCCGGCGGGGATCAGCGCATCCGCGCTCCAGGCGGCCTCGGACTGGTCCTTCAATCGGTCGAGCAGGGAGCAGATTACCCTGAGCCTGCTCGTCGTGCACAAGGGCCAGATCATCCACGAGCGCTACGCACCTGGCGTGAATGTGAGTACCCGGACCCGCACCTGGTCGACCGCCAAGAGCATTGCCTCCACCCTGATTGGCATCCTGGTCGATCAGGGCAAGCTCGCGCTCGACGAGCCGCTCGGTATCGAGTGGCTGCCCAAAGCGGAGAGCCCGGCCGACGATCCGCGGAACGCGATTACCCTCCGCCACGTGCTCAACATGGCGAGCGGCCTCTATCCGATCGACAACGCCGGGCTCGAGTACGCAACGGGCTCGGGCATGTCGTACTGGGCCGGCGTGAGCTCCGTCGACCAAGCGCGCGACCGAGCCTTGATCCGGAAGCCCGGCACGAGCTGGGACTATGAGAATTACGATACGATCCTGGCGACCTACCGCATGAAGCTCGCGTTAGGCAGCGAGCAGGCCTACCTGGACTGGCCGCGCAAGGCGCTGTTCGACCGGATCGGGATGCGAAACACGCTGGTGAGCACCGATCGCTTCGGCGACTTCATCCTGAGCAGCCAGATCTACACCAACGCGCGAGACCTGGCGCGCTTTGGGCTGCTCTACCTGAACAACGGGGTGTGGGACGGGCAGCGAATCATCTCGGAGGATTGGATTCGCTTTGTGCGCACGCCGGCACCCTCGAGCGCAGTGCGCGGGCACGACTACGGCGGGCAGTTCTGGCTGGTGCCTGACAACCGTAAAGGTGAGATCCCGGCCAATGCTTACGCCACTCGCGGCAATCGCGGACAGTACACGATCATCGTTCCTTCGCATGATCTGGTGATCGTGCGCCGTGGCTTGGATTACGGACGCCAGGGATTTGACGCCTGGGATCTGACGCGGGAAGTTCTCAAGGCGTTTCCGACCCGATGA
- a CDS encoding type II toxin-antitoxin system VapB family antitoxin, which yields MKTTLNIDDHLLTEARRLTGIAEKTELVRAGLESLIERESARRLARLGGSEPGLRPVPRRRSRARRAS from the coding sequence ATGAAGACGACGCTGAACATCGATGACCATCTGCTGACCGAGGCCCGCCGGCTCACCGGGATCGCGGAAAAGACCGAACTGGTTCGCGCCGGCCTCGAATCATTGATCGAACGGGAAAGCGCTCGGCGGCTCGCCCGCCTCGGCGGGTCCGAGCCAGGCCTGCGCCCGGTCCCTCGGCGACGCTCCCGGGCGCGCCGCGCCTCGTGA
- a CDS encoding type II toxin-antitoxin system VapC family toxin produces the protein MILVDTSVWIDHLRRGNDQLALLLEAGTVACHPFVIGEIACGTLRNRSRVLDLLARLPSTSVATHEEVMAFNEVHRLMGLGLGYIDLHLLAAASLDRVAFWTLDKRLEGVARALGLPKP, from the coding sequence GTGATCCTGGTCGACACATCGGTCTGGATCGATCACCTCCGCCGGGGCAACGACCAGCTGGCATTGCTGCTCGAGGCAGGCACCGTTGCCTGCCACCCGTTCGTCATCGGGGAGATTGCCTGCGGGACACTCCGAAATCGGAGCCGCGTGCTCGACCTGCTGGCCCGTCTCCCGTCGACGTCGGTAGCCACGCATGAGGAGGTCATGGCGTTCAACGAGGTCCATCGTCTGATGGGACTCGGACTGGGGTACATCGATCTTCACCTGCTGGCCGCGGCATCCCTCGATCGAGTCGCCTTCTGGACCCTGGACAAGCGCCTCGAGGGGGTGGCCCGCGCCCTGGGCCTGCCCAAACCGTAG
- a CDS encoding beta-lactamase family protein, producing MLRPAVVALLTSLVGTTLAGQAPEPRVDSLFAMQRHNDRAGCAVGVVKAGKQIFAKGYGMADIAQGLAITPHSVFHVASVSKQFAGMSLVLLAQAGKLSLDDDVRKYLPDLPSYGAPLTIRQFLNHTSGIRDQWNLLMTSGWRLGDDLVSEQDVVDIVNRQRGLNFAPNTSWNYSNTGFTLAGLIVKKVTGQTLRQFADSALFKPLGMTQTHFHDDNLHIVPLRTRGHTFRNGEWKETNPNYSNAGATSLFTTVTDLTRWQDQLTNGVVGGRAGIDMLATRGVLANGDTLSYALGIFVGTYRGAPTLSHSGGDPGYSSYLVNFPRTGSGVAVLCNSSGTTNPGRLAEQIADILLADELGPEPPVPAQATAAAVAKHLGLYWSDSTEGTGSIVVESDGAGWRSLGGNVTRLRVSGTEGKLLLGNGPASLTLRPDGTVLMRAGTGETSIYRKVAPWTPTPAARAALVGRYHSEELNVTWEIKAAGDTLTLHRWKFPPARLNPVFEEMYTSSGQLGFVLRPIRGRDGKVAAITAGSGRVVGMRFDRVAK from the coding sequence ATGCTCCGTCCCGCTGTTGTCGCGCTGTTGACCTCTCTCGTCGGCACCACCCTCGCCGGCCAAGCCCCCGAACCACGCGTCGACTCGCTCTTTGCCATGCAGCGTCACAATGACCGAGCCGGTTGCGCGGTTGGAGTCGTCAAAGCCGGCAAGCAGATCTTCGCCAAGGGCTACGGCATGGCGGACATTGCGCAGGGTCTCGCGATCACGCCGCACTCGGTCTTCCACGTTGCGTCGGTGTCGAAACAGTTTGCCGGCATGAGCCTCGTGCTCCTGGCCCAGGCGGGCAAACTCTCGCTCGACGACGACGTCCGGAAGTATCTCCCCGACCTTCCGTCCTATGGGGCGCCACTCACGATTCGTCAGTTTCTCAACCACACCAGCGGCATCCGCGATCAGTGGAACCTATTGATGACATCGGGTTGGCGGCTCGGTGACGACCTCGTGAGCGAGCAGGACGTGGTCGACATCGTCAATCGGCAGCGGGGCCTCAACTTCGCGCCGAACACGTCCTGGAACTACAGCAACACGGGCTTTACCCTGGCCGGGCTGATCGTCAAGAAGGTGACCGGACAGACCCTGCGTCAGTTTGCCGACTCCGCGCTGTTCAAGCCGCTCGGCATGACCCAGACCCATTTCCACGACGACAATCTCCATATCGTGCCGCTCCGGACCCGGGGTCACACCTTCCGCAACGGCGAGTGGAAGGAGACCAATCCGAACTACTCGAACGCCGGCGCCACCAGCCTGTTCACGACCGTGACCGACCTGACTCGCTGGCAGGATCAGCTCACCAACGGCGTCGTGGGCGGCCGAGCCGGCATCGACATGCTCGCCACCCGCGGGGTCCTCGCCAACGGCGACACCCTTTCCTATGCGTTAGGCATCTTCGTGGGCACCTACCGCGGCGCCCCGACGCTCAGCCACAGCGGCGGGGACCCGGGCTATTCCTCATACCTTGTCAATTTCCCGCGGACCGGCTCGGGCGTTGCGGTGCTCTGCAATAGTTCCGGGACGACGAACCCCGGTCGTCTGGCCGAACAGATCGCGGACATTCTGCTCGCCGACGAACTGGGCCCGGAACCGCCGGTGCCCGCGCAGGCCACCGCCGCCGCAGTTGCGAAACACCTCGGCCTCTACTGGAGCGACAGCACCGAGGGGACCGGCTCGATCGTGGTCGAAAGCGATGGCGCCGGGTGGCGGTCGCTGGGCGGCAACGTCACGAGGCTTCGAGTCTCGGGTACCGAAGGCAAATTGCTGCTGGGCAACGGACCCGCATCGCTCACGCTCCGCCCCGATGGCACGGTCCTGATGCGTGCCGGCACCGGCGAAACCAGCATCTATCGCAAGGTGGCGCCGTGGACCCCGACCCCGGCCGCACGCGCCGCGTTGGTGGGCCGCTACCACAGCGAGGAGCTCAACGTGACCTGGGAAATCAAGGCCGCGGGCGACACCCTGACCCTGCACCGCTGGAAGTTTCCACCCGCACGACTCAATCCGGTGTTCGAGGAGATGTACACGTCGTCCGGTCAGCTCGGCTTCGTGCTTCGACCAATCCGTGGCAGGGATGGCAAGGTTGCGGCGATCACGGCCGGCTCAGGGCGCGTCGTGGGCATGAGGTTCGATCGCGTCGCGAAGTAG